CCGGCAAGGGCGGCGTCGGCGTTGTCGTCGACGGCTGTATCCGCGACTATCCGAAGGCCAAGGATCTGAACCTCGGCTACTGGATTCGCGGCGTCACGCCGAACTTCCACACGCAGACCAATCTCATTCCCTTCAGCGTCAACACGCCGATTGCCTGCAACAACGTGCTGGTGATGCCGGGCGACATCGTCATCGCCGACGACGACGGCGCGGTGGTCGTGCCGATCAAGCTGGCGCCGTCGATCCTTGCGACGTCGAGCATGCACGCCGAGTGGGAGGAATTCGCGCGGCTGCGCCTCTCGCAAGGCGGCGACCTCCGGAAATACTACCCGCTCACTCCCGAAGCCGAGCCTGAATACCGCGCGTGGCGCGCGAAGACAGACCCCAAGAAGTGAACGGCCGAAGCGGCGGAGAAGCCGGCGTGGCCGGAATTGGCAGGCGGATCATGAAAGCGAACACCAGGGCCAGGAACGATGGTGCCAGCGAGGTCCACTACCTCGGACTGGTCGAGGTCGCCCGCAAGATACGCGCCGGCGCGCTCACGTCGGCCGAGGTCACCGCCGCGATTCTCGATCGCATCGCGAAGCTGGATGGCGCGCTCGGCAGCTACACCGCGGTCCTGGCGGAGCGCGCGATGGCGCGGGCGCGGCAGGCGGACGACGAGATCGGGCGCGGGCTGCGGCGCGGTCCGCTCCACGGCGTCCCGGTCGCCGTAAAGGACCTCTGCTTCACGGCCTTTGCCCCGACGGCGGCGGGCATGCACATCCACCGCGATTTCGTTCCCGATTACGACGCCACCGTCGTCAAGCGGCTGGAGGCGGCCGGCGCGATTATCGTCGGCAAGCTGACCATGACCGAGGGCGCGTTCTCCTGGCACCACCCGGAAATGCGGAAAGCCATCAATCCGTGGAGCGCGGAAGTATGGCCCGGCGTATCCTCCACGGGTTCGGGCGTGGCTACCGCCGCCGGTCTGTGTTTCGGTTCGCTGGGATCGGACACCGGCGGCTCGATCCGGTTTCCTTCCACCGCCTGCGGGCTGACCGGCCTCAAGCCGACGTGGGGCCGGGTGAGCCGCCACGGCATCTTTCCGCTGGCCAACTCGCTCGATCACATCGGGCCGATGGCGCGTTCGGCCGAGGATGCGGCGGCGCTTCTTTCCGTCGTCGCCGGCGCCGATGCCGACGACCCGACCGCGCTGGTCGCGCCGGTGCCGAATTACCTGGCGCGGCTCGACGATGGCATTCGCGGTGTCCGCATCGGCCTTGCGCACGACTTCGCGTTCACCGGCCTCGATGCCGACGTGAGCGCCGTCCTCGACCGTGCGGTCGAGACGTTCGTCGACCTCGGGGCGCGCATCGCGCCCGTCGAGGTCCCCTGGACGCGCGACGTCGCCGACATCTGGAACAGCATCTGCGTCACCGAGGCGCGGATTTCGCACGAGCAGACCTATCCCAGCCGCGCCTCGGAATATGGCCGGGAGTTCGCCGCGATTCTGGAAAGCTTCGCCGACGTCGATGCCCTCAGCCTCGGCAAGGCGATGCAGCGACGCCTGGCCTTCAATGGCCGCATCGCGGACATCTTCGAGACGGTCGACCTGCTGATCGTTCCGGCGATCCCGACACGGTCGCCGACCAATGCCGAGTGGACCGCGATGACCGAGGGTCCGCTCGAGGACATCGCCGGCTTCATCCGTTTCACCTCGACGTTCAACATCACCGGCAGCCCGACCGTCACGCTCCCCGGCGGCTTCGACAAGCGCGGCGTACCGGTCGGCTTCCAGCTCGTCGGCCGCCACCTTGCCGAGGACCTGCTGCTGCGCGCCGGTCACGCCTACCAGCAGGTCACCGACTGGCACACGCGCCATCCCAAACTCGAAGGCGCGAAAGACAAGCGGCCGGTAGTCGCGGCATGAACCTCCTGCTGAAACCTTCGGGGAAATCCGGCCTCGTCCAGCACGTCACACCGGCGAGCGCCGGATGGACCTACGTCGGCTTCGACGTGCATCTTCTTGCGCCCGGGCAAACGGTGAAAGCAACGACCGGCGACCGCGAGGTCTGCCTGGTGTTCGTCGCCGGGAGAGGCAGGGTAAAGGCAGGCGGTCGCGATTTCGGCCTGGTCGGCGAACGCATGTCGCCGTTCGCCGGGCGACCCCATTCGGTCTATGTCGGCGGTGGCAGCGAATGGGAGCTGACCGCGAGCACGGCCTGCGAAATCGCCGTGTGCTCGGCGCCCGGCAGCAAGGGCTCGCTGCCGGCGCGCGTCATCGGCCCCGGCGATGTCGGGGTGCTGACGCGCGGCAAAGGCACCAACACGCGCTTTGCAACCAACATCCTTCCGGAGGACCAGCCGGCCGAATCCCTGCTCGTGGTCGAGTGCATCACGCCCGGCGGTCATACCTCGTCCTACCCGCCGCACAAGCACGACACCAGCGATCCGCCGCGCGAGAGCCAGTTGGAGGAGACCTACTACCACCGCTTCAATCCGCAGCAGGGCTTCGCCTTCCAGCGCGTTTACACGGATGACCGCAGTCTCGATGAGGTGATGCTGATCGAGGACGGCGACGTCAGTCTCGTGCCGAAGGGATATCACCCCGTCGCCACCGTTCACGGCTACGATCTCTACTACCTGAACGTCATGGCCGGCCCGGTGCGGACCTGGAAGATCCACAACGCCGTCGAGCACGAGTGGATACTGCGTTAAGGCAGGGGCAACTTGGCCGGACCATTCGACGCAAGCTGTTGCGGGCATCGACGCAGCCCGATGCTATCGCGAAGCCTTGCTGATTTTCTGACCCTGCATTCCTGCAACGGATCAGGCAGCGCCCATGAGCCGCGCGGCATCGGTCGCCGGTGGCGCGCCGAACATGCGTTTGTATTCGCGGCTGAACTGGGACTGGCTGTCGTAGCCGACGGCGACGCCGACAGTGCCGGTCGTCGCGTGATCGCCGAGCAGCATCCGCCGCGCTTCTTGCAGCCGAACCTGAGTCCGGTACTGGAAAGGCGTCATCAGCGTCACCGCTTTGAAGTGCCGGTGAAATGACGTGACGCTCATGCCGGCGAGCTCGGCCAATCCATCGATGCTCATCGGTTCGTTGTAGTGCGCCTTGATCCAGCTCGTCGCCTTGCCGACGCGCCAAAGGTGCGACCCGCTCATGACGAACTGCACCAGCGGATCTGCAAGACCGCTCTTGAGCAGGCGGTAGTGGATTTCCCGTACGATCAGCGGCCGCAGAAACTCGATCTCGTCCGGGCGATCGAGGATGTTCAGCAGCCGCGCGAACGGCTCGAGGAGTTCGTCGCTCACCCGCGCGGCGGCCAGTCCGGCCGGTGGCATCGCCGGCATCGGGCGCAGCGGAAGCTTCTGCATGATTTCCGCCAGCACTCCGCGGTCGAGGTCGAGAGTCAGCGACAGGTACGATCGACCGTCGCCGGAGACGAAGACGCGCGAGGCAACCGGAATATCGACGGTCACGAGCAGGAAGGTGGCAGCGTCGGCATGGAACGGCGCGTCGCCTAGGCTCACGGTCTTGCTGCCGCGCAGAATGATGCAGATGCGGGGATTATAGAGCACATGCATTACGTGGACGCTCTTGCGTATGTTGTAGAGCGTCAGCCCCGGAATGCTCGTCGGCGATCGCGCCTCCTTCGCATGCCGATCGGCCACTTCGCACATCTGTTCCAGAAGCTCGTGCATGGCGCCACTCCTTCGCCCCGGTGTGCCATCCCCCGCCGGCCAGAGGCAACACGTTCTTACCAAACTTGATAGTATCGTGCAAAGGATTGGCGCCATCCTTTCTAGCTGGCAAGCCATCGCCGATGGCAACGTCGGGCACGTTGATCGGCGGCCGGCCGGCTCAACTCGACAATCGAGACTGCAACATCGGTGTCGAGAAACGCGCCTCCGGCTGTGGCGATCGCAAGAAGAAGGGTCCGCACATGTCGAAGAAAGTTTGGTTCATCACAGGCTGCTCGACGGGCTTCGGCCGCGAGCTGGCCACCAAGGTCCTCGAACAGGGGGACAAAGTTGTTCTCACCGCCCGCAATCCGGCTCAGGTTCAGGACCTGGCCCAGCAGCACAAGGATAACGCCTTCGTCGTCACGCTCGACGTCACCGACGAGGCAATGCTGAAGAAGGCCGTCGCCGACGCCGAAGCGCACTTCGGACGCATCGATGTGCTCGTGAACAACGCGGGGTATGGATACTTTTCCGCCATCGAGGAAGGCGAGAGCGCGGAGGTCCGCCGGCAGTTCGAGACCAACGTGTTCGGTCTCTTTGCACTGACCCGCTACGTCCTGCCGGGCATGCGCGCCCGGCGCAGCGGCCACATCGTCAATGTGTCTTCTCTCGGCGGCCTCATGGCCTTCCCGGCGACCGGCTACTATCACGCCAGCAAATTCGCGGTTGAAGGCTTCTCGGAATCGCTGGCGATGGAAGTCGCTCCGCTCGGCGTCAAGGTGACGATCGTCGAGCCGGGCCGTTTCCGCACCGATTGGGCGGGCCGCTCGATGGTCGAATCGAGGACGGTGATCGACGACTATGCGGCAACGGCCGGAGCGCGTCGTGCAGCCGCTCGCTCAAATTCCGGCTCGCAGCCGGGCGACCCCGCACGGGCCGCCGCCGCGATCATCAACGCGGTTGACGCCGCGGAGCCGCCCCTGAGGCTGCTCCTCGGATCCGATGCCTATCAGGCCGCACAGCTTCGGCTCGTGGCGCTTCGGCAGAACTTCGATGCATGGCAGGAGTTGAGCCTGAGCACCGATTTCCCGAAGCCCTGATCGGCATATTGACTGATCAAGCGGGCGATGGCGCCTTAGGCGGTGGAAATCTGGCGGAGAGTTAGGTGGCGCACCCGGCGAGATGAAACTGGGCACCGCTATGTGATTGTTGCACCAATAGATTTCCAGGATCATCGGGCCTGGCGGTCAGCCCGTCGAGAAGCTCCGTAGCAGAAGACCTCGCGCGCCTCGGCATCTACGTGAAGGGAGACGCGGATATTTGGCCGGGCTTCGAAGCGTGGATGAAGCGCTGGGGCAAACGGCCCAACCCGCCGGTCATCGTCGTACTTCGCGTGGCGGGACCGGGGATGTCGCCCGACGTTCTGGTCGAGATCGAGGCGACGGCCGTACTGGTTGCAAAACGAAACTTAGTGGCTTATGGTCTGTATGGTTTAGTTATGCAACCAGATGAGGCGATCCATGACCGCAGGCGATTCCTCTTCCCAGCCATTGCATTGGGAGCTGTTCATCCGCAGCCGCGAGAGCGCCACACAGGGCGTTCCTGCCGGCAAGGAGCAACTGGCTTGGGTCGCCAATACCGCGACGCTGTTCTGGGGTGACCGCGACGCCCTTCTGGTCGACACGTTCCTGAGCGACAAGCAGACTGCGGAGCTTGCCGACTGGATCGAATCCAAGGGAAAGACGCTGCGCACCGTCTACCTCACCCATGCGCACCCCGATCATTTCTTCGGCCTGACGCAGATTCTGGCGCGCTTCCCCCACGCCCGGGCCATCGCCCGTCCGAACGTGGTGAAGGCGATGCAGATGATGACGTCTCCCGAGTTCATCGCCACCTACCTGGAGCCGCGCTGGCCGGGACAGATACCCGCGCGGCTGACGGTGGCGAGCCCTCTGAAAGGCGACGTATTCGATCTTGAAGGGCGGGAGTTCCGCGTCGTCGATACCGGACACACCGACACCAACGACACCACCTCCGTCTATGTGCCATCCCTCCACATGGTGGTCGCCGGCGACGCGATCTACAACGAGACTCATCCGTTTCTTGCCGAATCCAACCACGACGGCAGGATCGCCTGGCTGGCGGCGATCGACCGGATCGCCGCGCTGAAGCCGAAGGTCGTCGTCGTCGGCCACGGGCCCCTCGACCCCGACAATGATCCCCGCCACATTGCGGCGACGCACCGCTATATCGAGGACTTCGATCGCCTTGACGGCGAGACAGCGACCGCGCTCGAACTCTACCAGCGGATGCTGGCTCTCTATCCCAACCGGCTGAATCCGGGATCGCTGTGGGGCGGGGCCCACGCCGCCAAGCAGCCACCTCAGCAGCGCGCCGCGAAATAGCGGCGTCGGCCCGATCGACGGATACGGCGAGCCTCGGGGCCTGGTCCGCACCTGCTACCGGCCTAACGGCCCACCCGCGGCTGCGCAGCATCTCTGGCGATCAGATTGACGTCGCGCGGAGAGAGCGACCGGCCTGTCGCGGTCTTCAGCGAAATCCTCGCGAGAGGCTCGTTAGTACGTCGGTCGACAAGCGTCTGGGTGACCTCGCCTTTGGCGAAGCAATTCTGCTCGCCCCACTGCCAGAGCGCGGCGAGCACGACCCCGAGCCGCTCACCTTTCTCCGTCAGGACATAAGATTTGAAGGTCGATTCCTCGCTGTCCGGAACCGTATGGAGGATGCCCTCCGCAACGAGCTTCTTGAGGCGGGATGACAGGATGTTCTTCGCCAAGCCGAGACCTTTCTGAAACTCTCCGAAGCGCTCCTTCCCGCCGAATGCGTCGCGGATAATCAGCAGCGACCATCGGTCGCCGACGACGCCGAGCGCGCGCGCGATACCGCAATTGGCGCCTCGGCGTCCGGTCTTGCTTTTCATACGCTTCTCCCGCGTGCCGCTCGAAGTTGCAAAATTAAACCACATCGTCCGACGACGCAACGCCGGGCCTGAAATGCGGCCCGACGCGAAGGTCACCGAAGAAAAGACTGCAGCCTTCGTCGCGACGATGCGCAGCAAAGTCCTTCAGGGGATACGGCCTTCCGCCGCGCCTATCTGCGCGCCGTCATCGACAACGTAGAAGTGGACGACACGGAAATCCGTATGCACGGAAGGCGGACGGTTCTGGAACGGCTGGTTATGGGTGGCGGGGGCACTCCGGCCGGAGTGCCCAGCTTTGTTCCGGCGGAACGATTGGCGCACCCGACAGGAGTCGAACCTGTGACCTCTGCCTTCGGAGGGCAGCGCTCTATCCAGCTGAGCTACGGGTGCCTGGGCTTCTGATACCGTAACCGCCGCCCTCCGACAATCCGGCCCTGTGACGCCGGATACCAAGATTTCAGCCCAAGCTTGACCGGCGATGGGCGCCCGAACGATGGTGGCGCACGGGCGATTCCGTCGTGCCGTTCGAGCTGGAACAGATTTGATGATCAGGCGTGCAGGAAGGGCGGTACTGGCCGGGACGGCCGCCGCCATGCTGGCGCTTTCGGCGGGGACGCCGGCTTTTGCCGCCGAGGGCGCCCTGCCGCCACTCGTCCACGACATGGGCATTGGCATTTTCCTGTCCGGCCTGCTCGCCATCGTATTTTCGCGCATCAAGTTCCCGGCCATCGCCGGCTACATCCTGGCCGGCATCATCGCCGGCCCCCTGGCGCTGAAGCTGGTCACCGACAGCGCCAACATCGACACCATCGCCGAGTTGGGCTTCGTCCTCCTGCTCTTCGTCATCGGCCTGGAGATGGACGTCGGCAAGATCATCTCGAGCGGCCGCACGATCATCCTCACCGGTCTCGTGCAGTATCCGCTGATCATCCTGTTCGGCTTCATCGTCGCACAGGGCCTCGCGCTGCTCGGCCTCGGCGGGT
The sequence above is drawn from the Bauldia sp. genome and encodes:
- the iolB gene encoding 5-deoxy-glucuronate isomerase, translated to MNLLLKPSGKSGLVQHVTPASAGWTYVGFDVHLLAPGQTVKATTGDREVCLVFVAGRGRVKAGGRDFGLVGERMSPFAGRPHSVYVGGGSEWELTASTACEIAVCSAPGSKGSLPARVIGPGDVGVLTRGKGTNTRFATNILPEDQPAESLLVVECITPGGHTSSYPPHKHDTSDPPRESQLEETYYHRFNPQQGFAFQRVYTDDRSLDEVMLIEDGDVSLVPKGYHPVATVHGYDLYYLNVMAGPVRTWKIHNAVEHEWILR
- a CDS encoding AraC family transcriptional regulator, whose product is MHELLEQMCEVADRHAKEARSPTSIPGLTLYNIRKSVHVMHVLYNPRICIILRGSKTVSLGDAPFHADAATFLLVTVDIPVASRVFVSGDGRSYLSLTLDLDRGVLAEIMQKLPLRPMPAMPPAGLAAARVSDELLEPFARLLNILDRPDEIEFLRPLIVREIHYRLLKSGLADPLVQFVMSGSHLWRVGKATSWIKAHYNEPMSIDGLAELAGMSVTSFHRHFKAVTLMTPFQYRTQVRLQEARRMLLGDHATTGTVGVAVGYDSQSQFSREYKRMFGAPPATDAARLMGAA
- a CDS encoding helix-turn-helix domain-containing protein, translated to MLRIVATKAAVFSSVTFASGRISGPALRRRTMWFNFATSSGTREKRMKSKTGRRGANCGIARALGVVGDRWSLLIIRDAFGGKERFGEFQKGLGLAKNILSSRLKKLVAEGILHTVPDSEESTFKSYVLTEKGERLGVVLAALWQWGEQNCFAKGEVTQTLVDRRTNEPLARISLKTATGRSLSPRDVNLIARDAAQPRVGR
- a CDS encoding MBL fold metallo-hydrolase, producing MTAGDSSSQPLHWELFIRSRESATQGVPAGKEQLAWVANTATLFWGDRDALLVDTFLSDKQTAELADWIESKGKTLRTVYLTHAHPDHFFGLTQILARFPHARAIARPNVVKAMQMMTSPEFIATYLEPRWPGQIPARLTVASPLKGDVFDLEGREFRVVDTGHTDTNDTTSVYVPSLHMVVAGDAIYNETHPFLAESNHDGRIAWLAAIDRIAALKPKVVVVGHGPLDPDNDPRHIAATHRYIEDFDRLDGETATALELYQRMLALYPNRLNPGSLWGGAHAAKQPPQQRAAK
- a CDS encoding oxidoreductase, which gives rise to MSKKVWFITGCSTGFGRELATKVLEQGDKVVLTARNPAQVQDLAQQHKDNAFVVTLDVTDEAMLKKAVADAEAHFGRIDVLVNNAGYGYFSAIEEGESAEVRRQFETNVFGLFALTRYVLPGMRARRSGHIVNVSSLGGLMAFPATGYYHASKFAVEGFSESLAMEVAPLGVKVTIVEPGRFRTDWAGRSMVESRTVIDDYAATAGARRAAARSNSGSQPGDPARAAAAIINAVDAAEPPLRLLLGSDAYQAAQLRLVALRQNFDAWQELSLSTDFPKP
- a CDS encoding ribonuclease activity regulator RraA; translation: MIVTQDIQRPPKALVEGLAKIGSATAAGELYKLGIRDPHIRGPVAWKPGLAIAGPALTLQFMPKREDLYGTDEFDDPEKQLHRHALYHAQPGDIVVVDARGDMGSGVFGEMMLTYFAGKGGVGVVVDGCIRDYPKAKDLNLGYWIRGVTPNFHTQTNLIPFSVNTPIACNNVLVMPGDIVIADDDGAVVVPIKLAPSILATSSMHAEWEEFARLRLSQGGDLRKYYPLTPEAEPEYRAWRAKTDPKK
- a CDS encoding amidase; this encodes MKANTRARNDGASEVHYLGLVEVARKIRAGALTSAEVTAAILDRIAKLDGALGSYTAVLAERAMARARQADDEIGRGLRRGPLHGVPVAVKDLCFTAFAPTAAGMHIHRDFVPDYDATVVKRLEAAGAIIVGKLTMTEGAFSWHHPEMRKAINPWSAEVWPGVSSTGSGVATAAGLCFGSLGSDTGGSIRFPSTACGLTGLKPTWGRVSRHGIFPLANSLDHIGPMARSAEDAAALLSVVAGADADDPTALVAPVPNYLARLDDGIRGVRIGLAHDFAFTGLDADVSAVLDRAVETFVDLGARIAPVEVPWTRDVADIWNSICVTEARISHEQTYPSRASEYGREFAAILESFADVDALSLGKAMQRRLAFNGRIADIFETVDLLIVPAIPTRSPTNAEWTAMTEGPLEDIAGFIRFTSTFNITGSPTVTLPGGFDKRGVPVGFQLVGRHLAEDLLLRAGHAYQQVTDWHTRHPKLEGAKDKRPVVAA